The DNA window CGACGAGGTCGAGACGCTACAACGGGTCCGCTCCGATGCCCGGGACAAGGCACTCAACTCGCTGCGCCAGCTCATCGACGAGATACACGCGGACCGTTTCCCCGGCCTGATGCTGGTCATCACCGGCACCCCGGCCTTCTTCGACGGACCGCAGGGGGTGCAGCGCCTCGCGCCGCTCGCCCAGCGTCTCGCCACCCACTTCGATCCCCAGCCTCGCTGGGACAACCCCAGGGCCACCCAACTGCGGCTGCCCGGCTTCAGCACGGATGCACTCGTGGAACTCGGCCAGCGGGTACGCACCATCTACGGCAGCCCCGCGGTCGAGTCCCGGGTGGACGACGCCTACCTCTCCACACTGGCCGGCGTCGTCACCGGAGCGCTCGGCGGTCAGGTCGGCGTGGCACCCCGCGTCTACCTGAAGAAGTTGGTCGCGGACGTGTTCGACCGGGTCGACCAGTTCCAGGACTGGGATCCACGTCGCCACTACGAGCTGACCCTCCGGGCCGACGAGCTGACCGAGATCGAGCGCAACGCCGCCGCCTCGGCGGACGACATCGAACTGTCCCTCTGACATGCTGCCGGACCTCGACCCGGTCGTCCTGCACCACGTGGTGAACACCCTCGGATGGCGCGATCTCCGTCCGATGCAGCGGGCCGCCGTCGCGCCGGTACGCGACGGCTCGGACGTGCTGCTTCTGGCGCCGACCGCCGGCGGCAAGACCGAGGCGGCGTTGTTCCCCTTGCTGAGTCGACTGTCGGAGCAACGCTGGGCCGGAACGTCGGTGCTCTACCTCGCCCCGCTGAAAGCGCTTCTCAACAACCTGCGACCGCGGGTGGAGGCGTACGCCGGCTGGCTTGGGCGGCGGACCGCGATCTGGCATGGCGACATCAGCGCCTCCCGGCGACGCGCGATCCTCTACGAGCGTCCGGACATCCTGCTCACCACCCCCGAGTCGCTGGAATCCATGCTGGCCAGCACGCGGGTCGACCACCGGCTCTTCTTCGCCGACCTGCACGCCGTCGTCGTCGACGAGGTGCATGCCTTTGCCGGGGACGACCGGGGCTGGCATCTGCTGGCGGTGCTGGAACGGCTGAGCCGCGTCGCCGGCCGGCCGTTGCAGCGGATCGGACTTTCCGCCACCGTCGGCAACCCAGCCGAGCTCCTGACCTGGCTCCAGGGGACCGGTGCAGGTCATCGGCCAGCCCGTGTGGTCGCCCCAGGCGCTGCCGCGGTGTCCGACGGGCCACCGCCTGGTGACATCGAGCTGGACTACGTCGGTTCGCTGCACAACGCGGCAACGGTGATCGCCGGTCTCCACCAGGGGGAGAAGCGGCTGGTCTTCTGCGAGTCCCGGCGGACCGTCGAGGAACTCGGCCAACTGCTGCGAAGCAAGGGAACCACCACCTTTCTTTCGCACGCGTCGCTGTCCGCGGACGAGCGCCGCCGCGCGGAACAGGCGTTCAGCGAGGCACGGGACTGCGTCATCGTCTCCACCAGCACGCTTGAGCTGGGCATCGACGTCGGCGATCTGGACCGGGTCATCCAGATCGACGCGCCCGGTACGGTCGCCTCGTTCCTGCAACGTCTGGGTCGCACCGGCCGCCGGCCCGGAACGAGCCGCAACTGCCTGTTCCTGACCCTGGACGGGGACGCGTTGACCGAGGCGGCGGCGCTTCTGCTGCTGTGGTCCCAGGGCTGGGTGGAGCCGGTGAGCGCGCCCCCCGAGCCGAGGCACATCGTCGCCCAGCAGATGCTCGCGCTCTGCCTCCAGGAGCACCGCGTCGGCGACCAACTCTGGACGCAGGCGTGGAACGGGCTGGCGCCCTTCGACGAGAGTGGCCGCCCGATCGTCCGCCATCTCGTCGAGCACGGCTACCTCGACCAGGACGGCGGAATGCTGTTCATCGGCCCAGCCGCCGAACAGCGCTTCGGTCGCCGGCACTTCATGGAGCTGACCGCGGTCTTCACCGGCCCCCCGGAGTTCACGGTGCTGACGGGGCGCCAGGAACTCGGCCGCATCGACCCCAGCCTGCTCACCGAGGAGGTGCGGGGCGATCGCCGCCTGCTGCTGGGCGGGCGCAGTTGGCGTGTGACCTACGTCGACTGGCGTCGGCGGCGCTGCTTCGTCGAGCCGGCCGACGGTGGCGGGCGCGCGCGGTGGCGTGGTGGTGGCTGGGCCGGCCGGGGCTTCGAACTGAGCCGGGCGACACGTGACGTGCTGCTGGGCTGCGACCCGCCGGTGGCGATGACCCGGCGCGCGACCGGTCGGTTGGCCGAGGTGCGGGCGGAGAAGGCCCACCTGGTGCATCCGGGCGGACCCGTGATTCTGCGGGACAAGGACGGCGATCTGCGGTGGTGGACCTGGGCGGGCTTCCGCGCGAATGCCACCTTGACCGCGACTCTGGATGAGGTCGTCGACCCGGTGGGGAGATTCGACGACGGCAGCATCCGGCTGAGGGAGAATCTCACGCCGCAGGCGTGGCGTGCGCTGACCGCCGACGCTCAGGAACGACTGTGTCTCCCCGCTGTCGACGGAAGGGCGCTGAGCGGCCTCAAGTTCAACGCCGCCCTGCCGGCCCGCCTGGCCACGGCGACACTCGCCGCGCGGCTGGCAGACCTCGATCGGGCAGCCACCGTGCTCGGCGAACCTGCCCGGTTCGTGGTTCTCTGACCGCTCTCAGTGCCGGGGTGCCTCGCTGACCACGGTCGGGGAGAACTCGTTGGCGGCCTCGACCGCCCACTCCAGCGCGGCGTCGGCCTCCTCCTCCCAGCCCGGCTCGCCGCCGACGAAGTGCGACCGGCCGGGGAACTCCCGATAGCCGGTGATCGCCGTCGAGCTGCGGTAGAGGTTGGCCAGGCTGGCGGCGAGCGACGGCGGGATCACGTGGTCCGCGCCGCCAGCGGTGATCAGCAACGGGGCGCGGTCGGCGCGCTTGCGGTCGATCTCGGTGGCGGCGTTCGGGTCGAGGTTGGCGAACGAGCCCTCGAACAGCACGTGACCGGCGCCGGGCACGGCATGCCGCTCCCAGGCGGCGTCGGACTCGGCGCGGGTGAGCGTGTTGCCGAAGGCGTACCGGAAGTCTTCGGCGGTGAACGGCACCGCGCGGTGCCGGTTGGCCGGGTTGTGCAGGATGGAGTACCCGGAGCGCAGCGTGCTCAGCGGCAGCTTGAGCACGCCCTTGACCGGCGCCGGGTGCACGCCGACGGCGGCGGCGCCGAGCCGGCGGTCCAGCAGCAGTTGGGCGATCAGGCCGCCGAACGAGTGCCCCATGACGATCGGCGGCCGGGGCAGCTCCCGGATGATCGCCGCGTAGTGCTCGACGATGTCGGCGATCGTGTCGACGCGTCCGGTCGGTACGCCCATACCCCGGCTTACCCGGCCCGGCGGGCCCCACTCCCCGCGCGGCTCGGTGAGAAGGGGCCCCTTCTCTACCGCAGGCGTTAACAGGGGGCCCCTCCTTACGCCTGACAAATGTCATGGGCGGGAGGTGACGGGCGCTCCCGGGTCACGGTCCTCCTGGGCCGGAGCATCGTGGGCATGACCGACACCGCACCGGCCGTCGAACTGGCCGGACTCACCAAGACCTACGGCCCGGTGACCGCCGTCGACGGGCTCAGCCTGCGGATCACCCCCGGTGAGGTGGTCGCCTTCCTCGGCCCCAACGGCGCCGGCAAGACCACCACGGTGGACATGCTGCTCGGGCTGGCCCGGCCGGACGCCGGCACCGTCCGGCTCTTCGGCGGCACCCCGACCGACGCCGTCCGGCACGGCCGGGTCGCCGCCGTGATGCAGACCGGCGGCCTGCTCAAGGACCTCACGGTCGCCGAGACGGTACGGATGACCGCGCACTTCTACGGCCACACCCGGCCGGTGGTCGAGGTGCTGGAGCGCGCCGGCATCGCCGAGATCGCCGACCGGCCGGTGGGCAAGTGCTCCGGCGGCCAGCAGCAGCGACTGCGGTTCGCCCTCGCGTTGCTGCCCGACCCGGAGCTGATGGTGCTGGACGAGCCGACCACCGGCATGGACGTCGAGGGCCGGCGGGACTTCTGGCAGGCCATCCGGGCCGACGCCCGTTCCGGCCGGACCGTCCTGTTCGCCACCCACTACCTGGACGAGGCCGACGCGTACGCGGACCGGATCGTGCTGGTCCGGCAGGGCCGGGTGGTCGCCGACGGGACCACCGCCGAGATCAAGAACCTGGCCGCCGGCCGGGTCGTGCGGGCCACCCTGCCCGGCGCCGACCAGGCCGCGCTCGCCGCGCTGCCCGGGGTCCGCTCGGTCGAGGTACGCGGCGACGCGATCCTCGTGCACAGCGAGGACTCCGACGTCGTCGCCCGGCACCTGCTGACCCGGACCGACGCTCGGGATCTGGAGATCACCTCGCGCAACCTCGAGGACGCGTTCCTCGCCCTGACCGCCGCCTGACCCGCCCGGGAGCCTCGCCATGACCGCAACCACCTCGCCCGACACCACCACCGACCCGCGCCGGGCCGACCGCCGGCCGCCCGCCCTCGGCGGCTTCTCCGCCGGCGTGCTCGCCATCGAGATCCGCCGGGTGCTGCGCAACCGCCGCACGTTGATGTTCATCCTGGTCATGCCGGCGGTGTTCTTCCTCCTCTTCGGCCTGCCCTCGCGTGGCGAGAAGCTGGACAACGGCCTGCCGGTCACCGGCTGGATCATGATCAGCCTGGCCGTGTACGCCGCCATGGTCGCCACCACCAGCGCCGGCGCGGCAGTCGCCACCGAACGCGCGTTGGGCTGGAGCCGGCAGTTGCGGCTCACCCCGTTGCGGCCCGCCGCGTACGTGGCGACGAAGGTGGCGACCGCCATGGTGCTCGGCCTGCTCGGCGTGCTCGTCGAGTTCGCCGTCGGCGCCGCCTCCGGGGTCCGGCTGCCGGCACACGTGTGGCTGGAGTCCGGCCTGACCGCCTGGCTCGGCTCGCTGGTCTTCGCCGCGTTCGGCCTGTTCGTCGGCTACCTCGCCCCGGCCGAGAACGTCATGCAGTTCATGGGCCCGGCGCTGGCCATCCTGGCCATGCTGGGCGGCCTCTTCGTTCCTCTCGATCTGCTGCCCGACGTGATGCGGCAGATCGCCAAGTTCACCCCGGTGTACGGGGTCGGTCAGCTCGCTCGCGCGCCGCTGACCGGCACCGGGGTGGACTGGGCGGCGGTCGCCAACGTGGCCGCCTGGACCGCCTTCTTCGGTCTGGGCGCGGCCCGCCTGTTCCGCCGCGACACCACCCGGGTCTGACCGGGGCGGCGGGCACTAGCGTGGTGGGCGTGACGTCGCCGACCGCCCCGGCCCGGCCGGTGAACCGCCGCCACTGGCGGTTCACCGGCTGGCTGCTGGCGGCGGTCTGGCTCTTCTTCCTCAACATCCCGTTCGTCACCGCGCTGCACCAGCCGGAGCTGTGGCGACGCCTGCTCGGCCTCGGGTCCGTGCTGGCGTTCGCCGTGTCGTACGTGCTGGTCTTCGAGTGGGGGCGGAGCCGCCGGCAACGGCACCTCCCGATCCCGACCGGTCGGGCCCGACTGCTGATCGCGCTGCTGCTCGCGCTCGGCCTGGCCGGCATCCCGGGCACCGACGGCGACTGGTTGACCACGCTGGTCTTCGTGGCCGCCGCCGCGGTGTTCCTGCTGCCGTCGGTCGAGTCGCTGGTCGTGGTGGTGCTGGCCGCGGCGACGCCGCCGGCGGCCTCGCACCTGGTGCCCGGTTGGGAGTCGGAGAGCACCGTGGTCTTCGCGGTGCTGCTCGCCTCGTTCGCCATGTTCGGGGTGAGCCGGCTGGCCCAGCGCAACGGCGAGTTGCAGGCCGCGCAGCAGGAGATCCACCGGCTCGCGGTGGCCGAGGAACGCGCCCGTACCGCCCGGGACCTGCACGACATCCTCGGGCACTCGCTCACCGTGGTGGCGGTCAAGGCCGAGCTGGCCGGCCGGCTGCTGGAGCTGGACCCGGCCCGGGCGGCCGTGGAGATCGCCGACGTGGAGCGGCTGGCCCGCGAGGCGTTGGCCGACGTGCGAGGCACCGTCGGGGCGTACCGCGGGGTGGACCTGGCGTCCGAACTGGCCGGCGCCCGCTCGGCGCTGGCCGCCGCCTGCATCGTCGCGGAGCTGCCGGAGACGGCGCCGGAGCTGCCGACGGACCGGGACGAGCTGTTCGGCTGGGCGGTCCGTGAGGGGGTGACGAACGTGGTGCGGCACAGCGGCGCGCGGCGCTGCGTGATCCGGGTCGACCCGGCGGGGGTGGAGGTCCGCGACGACGGCCGGGGACCGGCCGGAGGGCCGGCGGGCGCCGGGCACGGGCTGGTCGGGTTGCGGGAGCGGGCGGCCCGGTTGGATGCCACGGTGACGGTGGGCCGAGCGCCCGGCGGGCACGGTTTCCTGCTCCGGGTGACGGTGCCGGACGCGAACGGGAGGGATCGCGGGTGACCGAGCCGATCCGGCTGCTGCTCGCCGACGACCAGGCACTGGTCCGGGGCGCGTTGGCCGCGCTGCTGTCGCTGGAACCGGACCTCACCGTGGTGGCGGAGGTGAGTCGCGGCGACGAGGTGGTGCCGGCGGCGCTGCGCACCCAGCCCGACGTGGCGCTGCTCGACGTGGAGATGCCGGGGATGGACGGCGTGGCCGCGGCGGCCGCGCTGCGCGCCGCGCTGCCCGACTGCCGGGTGCTGGTGGTGACCACGTTCGGCCGGCCCGGCTACCTGCGCCGGGCGATGGAGGCGGGCGCGAACGGCTTCGTGGTCAAGGACACCCCGGCTCGCCAGCTCGCCGACGCGGTCCGCCGGGTGCACGCGGGCCTGCGGGTGGTCGACCCGACGCTGGCCGCCGAGACGCTCGCCACCGGGTCGAGCCCGCTGACCGAGCGGGAGACCGAGGTGCTGCGGACGGCCCGGGGCGGTGGCACGGTGGCCGAGCTGGCCGCGACGCTGCACCTCTCCGAGGGCACGGTCCGCAACCACCTCTCGTCGGCGATCGGCAAGACCGGCGCCCGCAACCGCGCCGACGCCGTCCGCCTGGCCGAGGCCAACGGCTGGCTGCTCGGGTAGAAGGAGGGGCCTCCTGTTAACGCCTGCGGTAGAGAAGGGGCACCTTCTCACACCCACCTGTTAACAGGGGGCCCCTCCTTACACGCGGTCGACGACGACGAGGCTGGTGCCGGGGGCCAGGGCGGCGAGGAGTTGGCGCTGGGCGGCACGGGTCAGCCGGATGCAGCCGTTGGTGACGTTCTCGCCGAGCGTGTCGTCGTCGTGCCAGGTGTGCAGCCCGATGTGGGCGCCCCGCAGTCCGGTCGGCACCGCGTCCGGGTCGTCGGGGATCGCGCCGAGCGCGAAGATGTCGACCCCGCCGTAGACGTCCTGCGGGGGCGGCGTGCGGCCGAGGACGAACGTGCGGCCGAGCGGGGTGAGTTGGCCGGGCATGCCGAGGCTGACCGGCCAGGTGTGGACCGGCCGCCCGTCGCGGAGCCAGGTGAGCCGGTGGGTCCGGCGTTCCACCACGATCTGGTCGCGCAGCACCACGGTGGTCCAGCCGCCGGCCGGCAGCCACGCGATGGTGCGGTTGGCGGACGGGAGCAGGACCGCGGTCCAGCCGGCGCGGCGTTCCACGATCGGCACGGTCAGCCGGACGTCGCTGATGGTCGGGGCGAGGAACGCCAGCGGGCGGCCGCCGGGCGCGTCGTACGCGGCGACCTTCCCGTTGGGGCGTGCGCCCTCGCCCAGCGGCCGGGTGTCGGCCGGGGCCGGGTCGGCGGGGAAGCCGCCCGGCGCCGGGTCGTAGGTGACCACCGGCAGGTCGGCCGGCGCGGGCGCGGCGGGTGGGACGGA is part of the Micromonospora sp. WMMD980 genome and encodes:
- a CDS encoding ABC transporter permease, coding for MTATTSPDTTTDPRRADRRPPALGGFSAGVLAIEIRRVLRNRRTLMFILVMPAVFFLLFGLPSRGEKLDNGLPVTGWIMISLAVYAAMVATTSAGAAVATERALGWSRQLRLTPLRPAAYVATKVATAMVLGLLGVLVEFAVGAASGVRLPAHVWLESGLTAWLGSLVFAAFGLFVGYLAPAENVMQFMGPALAILAMLGGLFVPLDLLPDVMRQIAKFTPVYGVGQLARAPLTGTGVDWAAVANVAAWTAFFGLGAARLFRRDTTRV
- a CDS encoding DEAD/DEAH box helicase, coding for MLPDLDPVVLHHVVNTLGWRDLRPMQRAAVAPVRDGSDVLLLAPTAGGKTEAALFPLLSRLSEQRWAGTSVLYLAPLKALLNNLRPRVEAYAGWLGRRTAIWHGDISASRRRAILYERPDILLTTPESLESMLASTRVDHRLFFADLHAVVVDEVHAFAGDDRGWHLLAVLERLSRVAGRPLQRIGLSATVGNPAELLTWLQGTGAGHRPARVVAPGAAAVSDGPPPGDIELDYVGSLHNAATVIAGLHQGEKRLVFCESRRTVEELGQLLRSKGTTTFLSHASLSADERRRAEQAFSEARDCVIVSTSTLELGIDVGDLDRVIQIDAPGTVASFLQRLGRTGRRPGTSRNCLFLTLDGDALTEAAALLLLWSQGWVEPVSAPPEPRHIVAQQMLALCLQEHRVGDQLWTQAWNGLAPFDESGRPIVRHLVEHGYLDQDGGMLFIGPAAEQRFGRRHFMELTAVFTGPPEFTVLTGRQELGRIDPSLLTEEVRGDRRLLLGGRSWRVTYVDWRRRRCFVEPADGGGRARWRGGGWAGRGFELSRATRDVLLGCDPPVAMTRRATGRLAEVRAEKAHLVHPGGPVILRDKDGDLRWWTWAGFRANATLTATLDEVVDPVGRFDDGSIRLRENLTPQAWRALTADAQERLCLPAVDGRALSGLKFNAALPARLATATLAARLADLDRAATVLGEPARFVVL
- a CDS encoding alpha/beta fold hydrolase, with the protein product MGVPTGRVDTIADIVEHYAAIIRELPRPPIVMGHSFGGLIAQLLLDRRLGAAAVGVHPAPVKGVLKLPLSTLRSGYSILHNPANRHRAVPFTAEDFRYAFGNTLTRAESDAAWERHAVPGAGHVLFEGSFANLDPNAATEIDRKRADRAPLLITAGGADHVIPPSLAASLANLYRSSTAITGYREFPGRSHFVGGEPGWEEEADAALEWAVEAANEFSPTVVSEAPRH
- a CDS encoding ABC transporter ATP-binding protein, which codes for MTDTAPAVELAGLTKTYGPVTAVDGLSLRITPGEVVAFLGPNGAGKTTTVDMLLGLARPDAGTVRLFGGTPTDAVRHGRVAAVMQTGGLLKDLTVAETVRMTAHFYGHTRPVVEVLERAGIAEIADRPVGKCSGGQQQRLRFALALLPDPELMVLDEPTTGMDVEGRRDFWQAIRADARSGRTVLFATHYLDEADAYADRIVLVRQGRVVADGTTAEIKNLAAGRVVRATLPGADQAALAALPGVRSVEVRGDAILVHSEDSDVVARHLLTRTDARDLEITSRNLEDAFLALTAA
- a CDS encoding L,D-transpeptidase — encoded protein: MPFDQITGRRTPGWLFAALGVPLLLATALLVGRALTGAPAPAPVVAAPATAGPSSPGPSTVESVPPAAPAPADLPVVTYDPAPGGFPADPAPADTRPLGEGARPNGKVAAYDAPGGRPLAFLAPTISDVRLTVPIVERRAGWTAVLLPSANRTIAWLPAGGWTTVVLRDQIVVERRTHRLTWLRDGRPVHTWPVSLGMPGQLTPLGRTFVLGRTPPPQDVYGGVDIFALGAIPDDPDAVPTGLRGAHIGLHTWHDDDTLGENVTNGCIRLTRAAQRQLLAALAPGTSLVVVDRV
- a CDS encoding response regulator transcription factor; this encodes MTEPIRLLLADDQALVRGALAALLSLEPDLTVVAEVSRGDEVVPAALRTQPDVALLDVEMPGMDGVAAAAALRAALPDCRVLVVTTFGRPGYLRRAMEAGANGFVVKDTPARQLADAVRRVHAGLRVVDPTLAAETLATGSSPLTERETEVLRTARGGGTVAELAATLHLSEGTVRNHLSSAIGKTGARNRADAVRLAEANGWLLG
- a CDS encoding histidine kinase; translated protein: MTSPTAPARPVNRRHWRFTGWLLAAVWLFFLNIPFVTALHQPELWRRLLGLGSVLAFAVSYVLVFEWGRSRRQRHLPIPTGRARLLIALLLALGLAGIPGTDGDWLTTLVFVAAAAVFLLPSVESLVVVVLAAATPPAASHLVPGWESESTVVFAVLLASFAMFGVSRLAQRNGELQAAQQEIHRLAVAEERARTARDLHDILGHSLTVVAVKAELAGRLLELDPARAAVEIADVERLAREALADVRGTVGAYRGVDLASELAGARSALAAACIVAELPETAPELPTDRDELFGWAVREGVTNVVRHSGARRCVIRVDPAGVEVRDDGRGPAGGPAGAGHGLVGLRERAARLDATVTVGRAPGGHGFLLRVTVPDANGRDRG